The sequence taaacacatttcTAAAAAGggcagacacagaaacaaatatGTGCAAATTGACATTGGGGAATATTGTTTACAGCATTTATTATGTCCTTAGAGTTACATCATTATAGGTCTTGAAGCATTTCTGCCCTTTGAAATGTTCTGCTCTCTTATGTTGTTAAATGTGTGTTATGCCTTCTCAGCATGGACAAAGATGGCACCGATGTCCAGCAGGAGCTGTCTAAACTCAAGGCGAAAATCCAGGAGTCACGAGAACAGATTGCAGTCATGCCCGGGATTGACGCGAGTCcagcagaacagcagcagcaactggAGACTCTACAAGAACAGGTCCGAACCAAGAAGCAGCTGCTGCAGAAGTACAAAAGCCTCTGCATGTTTGAGGTGCCTAAAGCATCCTAAGCCATGTGCTTTATGAACTTTGGTGGATGGCAGCAAGCAGCTGAAGCTTTGCTGGAACTGCTCATTTAAGGCATTCTGGACATTTCCGCCCACCCAATTTCTAATGAGGGGtcatacatgtttgtttgtttgtttgtttgtttgcgagTGGGTGctcagatttgtttttgtttctaatGTGATGCTTCATATGTGATTATttctacattttcatttttgcaaTAAAATACTGGAAGTTACAAAAATAAGTATACTGGTAGTCTGTTTTAAATTATTGTGATGTTGGTCATTCGGCCAGGAGCATCCCATTTATACAACTGAAGGATTTTCATTCTAAACGATCTGGTTTGAAGCCAAATCTTGCAAGACTGGTTGCTCATCAGATGCTCCCTGGATGTATATAAATGAAGGTGAAAGCATACAATATAATCTAAAGATAGTGTTGGAGCTAACTTGGATCACTGTGGTATTAGGAAAAGACTCCaagggtgatttttttttatttttttttatttagaaataCTTTTTCATAGGAAAAGTAAACGTTGACATATAAGAATAAATATACATTCATGTGGATTCACATTTGTTCATAATGCAATAAA is a genomic window of Clupea harengus chromosome 1, Ch_v2.0.2, whole genome shotgun sequence containing:
- the LOC105905289 gene encoding mediator of RNA polymerase II transcription subunit 9 isoform X1; translated protein: MAAEKTKQETVDEDYSLLPLVHDIIKCMDKDGTDVQQELSKLKAKIQESREQIAVMPGIDASPAEQQQQLETLQEQVRTKKQLLQKYKSLCMFEVPKAS
- the LOC105905289 gene encoding mediator of RNA polymerase II transcription subunit 9 isoform X2; protein product: MHMPRYECWPSTSSMDKDGTDVQQELSKLKAKIQESREQIAVMPGIDASPAEQQQQLETLQEQVRTKKQLLQKYKSLCMFEVPKAS